One window of Desulfobacterales bacterium genomic DNA carries:
- a CDS encoding glycosyltransferase, with the protein MRFKPTDDTEKIRQALKLPDSKIILFTVRNLVARMGLENLIKAVQLVVRNAADIYLVIGGAGPLRDQLARMAEQLGVNDCIRFEGFIPEESLPNYYQMADMFILPTKELEGFGLVTLEAMASGVPVLGTPVGGTKEIISRFDSSFMFNTDFRTGFNRQFL; encoded by the coding sequence ATGCGGTTCAAGCCGACCGACGATACGGAAAAAATCAGGCAAGCGTTGAAATTACCCGACTCTAAAATAATTTTGTTTACGGTCAGGAATCTGGTCGCCCGCATGGGGCTGGAGAATTTAATCAAAGCCGTGCAGTTGGTGGTCAGAAACGCTGCGGACATTTACCTGGTGATCGGGGGCGCCGGACCGCTCAGAGATCAGTTAGCGCGTATGGCCGAACAGTTGGGTGTCAATGATTGTATCCGATTTGAAGGGTTCATCCCGGAAGAATCTCTGCCGAACTATTATCAGATGGCAGACATGTTTATTTTGCCGACCAAAGAATTGGAAGGTTTCGGATTGGTGACACTGGAAGCGATGGCTTCAGGTGTTCCGGTTTTAGGAACTCCGGTAGGTGGAACAAAGGAAATCATCAGCCGATTTGATTCCAGTTTTATGTTCAACACCGATTTTCGCACCGGTTTTAACCGACAATTTTTATAA
- a CDS encoding nucleotidyl transferase AbiEii/AbiGii toxin family protein has translation MTDAATKYYTVLLELRFPGPERNFHVKIEVSTREKELDTTILSLRGVAILTLEPSFLMTEKLLTFIERQAGRDIFDAWFILKNGYPLKESMIINACGDELSFYQIVLDKVKAANPKKIYRDTGKLLGHDYRNWMKTSFLDDFKRLVINKIDTFKMANR, from the coding sequence ATAACCGATGCAGCTACAAAATATTATACGGTTTTGTTGGAGCTTCGATTTCCGGGGCCGGAAAGAAATTTTCATGTAAAGATTGAAGTCTCCACACGGGAGAAAGAGTTAGATACAACAATTTTGTCCCTCAGGGGTGTGGCAATTCTTACTCTTGAACCTTCCTTTTTAATGACAGAAAAGTTGCTGACCTTTATTGAGCGGCAAGCCGGTAGGGATATTTTTGACGCATGGTTTATTCTTAAAAATGGTTATCCCTTGAAAGAATCAATGATTATTAACGCCTGTGGCGACGAGCTAAGTTTTTATCAAATTGTTTTAGATAAGGTCAAAGCCGCCAATCCCAAAAAAATATATCGTGATACAGGAAAGCTTTTGGGACACGATTACAGAAACTGGATGAAGACAAGCTTTCTGGACGATTTTAAACGGCTTGTCATCAATAAGATTGACACATTTAAAATGGCCAACAGGTGA
- a CDS encoding type II toxin-antitoxin system VapC family toxin, with the protein MKFLLDTHVILWSAAEPEKLPSKIAEELKKELNELWFSPISVWEILLLAEKGRVVIKADHEKSIRKMFKKLPFREAAINQEVAIQSRKINLPHQDPADRFLAATAIVYDLTLVTADRRLIDAKSFSVLPVQICP; encoded by the coding sequence TTGAAATTCTTACTCGACACACATGTAATTCTATGGAGTGCTGCTGAGCCTGAGAAGTTACCCTCTAAGATTGCTGAAGAATTGAAAAAAGAATTAAATGAACTCTGGTTTTCCCCTATCAGTGTTTGGGAAATCTTACTGCTTGCTGAAAAGGGGCGAGTGGTTATAAAGGCTGATCATGAAAAAAGCATACGAAAGATGTTTAAAAAACTCCCCTTTCGAGAAGCGGCAATAAATCAGGAAGTGGCAATCCAAAGCCGTAAAATTAATCTTCCGCATCAGGATCCTGCCGATAGATTCCTGGCAGCAACAGCCATTGTATACGATCTTACTTTAGTTACCGCAGACAGACGGTTAATTGATGCCAAGAGTTTTTCAGTTCTCCCGGTTCAAATCTGCCCTTAA
- a CDS encoding glycosyltransferase family 4 protein has protein sequence MNRSGKKNILIVADVSIANVIGGAERVLYEQSVRLAQRGYGVHLMTRRLPSHGNSEAFLEGVREWRYGVNPANPLSFLMSTWQNSKKLFATLQEHNRFDAIVIHQPFSAAGVLTSRSAKEIKKTYLCLSFSFEEFISRNKTPANVSGRLLYRMQVHVRKWMEKRVLQHAAEIIVLSQFTRDKLIEVYRTSPEKISIIPGGVDLLRFKPTDHKNKIRQGLKLPDSKIMVFTVRNLVARMGLENLIEAMQSVIRNAPDIYLVIGGAGPLNGRLTKMAEQIGVNDCIRFEGFIPEETLPHYYQMADMFILPTKELEGFGLVTLEAMASGVPVLGTPVGGTKEIMGRFDSSFMFKDSTPESIADLIKEKYYIIKNKPHIWKEISKKSRSFVEENYSWDKHVEELEKHL, from the coding sequence ATGAACCGATCTGGCAAAAAAAACATTCTGATTGTTGCCGATGTTTCGATTGCAAACGTAATCGGCGGCGCCGAGCGGGTTTTATATGAACAGAGCGTTCGTCTGGCCCAACGGGGATATGGTGTTCATCTGATGACCCGCAGGCTGCCGTCGCATGGGAATAGCGAAGCATTTCTTGAGGGGGTCCGGGAATGGCGCTATGGCGTCAACCCCGCGAACCCCTTATCATTTCTGATGTCCACCTGGCAAAACAGCAAAAAGCTGTTCGCAACGCTTCAGGAACATAATCGTTTTGACGCCATCGTCATCCATCAGCCATTTTCAGCCGCAGGCGTGTTAACATCCCGGAGTGCGAAAGAAATAAAAAAGACTTATCTCTGCCTTTCTTTTTCATTTGAAGAATTTATATCCAGAAATAAAACACCTGCGAATGTGTCCGGACGGCTGCTCTATAGGATGCAGGTTCATGTCCGGAAATGGATGGAGAAACGGGTACTGCAGCACGCGGCTGAAATTATTGTGCTCAGCCAGTTTACCCGGGATAAATTGATAGAAGTTTACCGGACTTCTCCCGAGAAAATTTCGATCATTCCGGGCGGAGTAGATTTGCTGCGGTTTAAGCCGACCGATCATAAGAACAAAATCAGGCAAGGGTTGAAATTGCCGGATTCAAAAATAATGGTGTTTACGGTCAGAAATCTGGTCGCCCGCATGGGGCTGGAGAATTTAATCGAAGCCATGCAATCGGTGATTAGAAACGCTCCGGATATTTATCTGGTGATAGGTGGCGCCGGACCGCTCAACGGGCGGTTAACGAAAATGGCCGAACAGATAGGCGTCAATGATTGTATCCGATTTGAAGGGTTCATCCCGGAAGAAACTCTGCCGCACTATTATCAGATGGCAGACATGTTTATTCTGCCGACCAAAGAATTGGAGGGTTTTGGTTTGGTGACCCTGGAAGCGATGGCTTCGGGCGTTCCGGTTTTAGGAACCCCGGTTGGCGGAACAAAGGAAATTATGGGCCGATTTGATTCCAGTTTCATGTTCAAGGATTCGACGCCGGAATCAATTGCCGATTTGATAAAAGAGAAATATTATATCATTAAAAACAAACCCCATATCTGGAAGGAGATTTCAAAAAAGAGTCGATCTTTTGTTGAAGAAAATTATTCCTGGGACAAGCATGTCGAAGAATTGGAAAAACATTTATAG
- a CDS encoding class I SAM-dependent methyltransferase: MRKCPYCDSFGKLKIHVHGRPYGRCSACDLIYQDHPATSEEVLATYRDEYFNTCGIDQVGGSRDILYDRILDILEKRKGIGLLLDVGTGCGHFIVRARQKGWRAKGIEPSSDAIHVAAGEGLDIFYGTLQEYRGNDRFNVITLINVLDHCAAPWHEIWRARELLKSGGIIFIRIPNGFLHYHIFRTESLCGLGKGIQRYLIFHHYSLTPRFVEKLLKDAGFSKISIFNSRPSAGDPHRLFFSPVIAQSVKSMIYYFSKLVQAVSFNSILLGTSLDVIAYKDNASGASR, translated from the coding sequence ATGAGAAAATGCCCCTATTGCGATTCTTTCGGAAAATTAAAAATCCATGTGCATGGCAGACCCTATGGCCGCTGTTCGGCATGTGATCTGATTTACCAGGACCATCCGGCAACATCTGAGGAGGTGCTGGCGACTTACCGGGATGAATATTTCAACACCTGCGGGATCGACCAGGTCGGCGGATCGAGGGATATACTGTACGATCGTATCCTTGATATTCTTGAAAAAAGAAAGGGGATCGGGTTGCTGCTGGATGTCGGAACCGGCTGCGGGCATTTTATCGTCAGAGCCCGGCAAAAGGGCTGGCGGGCGAAAGGGATCGAACCATCATCCGATGCCATCCATGTGGCCGCAGGGGAAGGGCTCGATATCTTTTACGGCACCCTGCAGGAATATAGAGGTAATGATCGGTTTAACGTCATTACCCTTATCAATGTTCTGGACCATTGCGCTGCGCCGTGGCACGAAATCTGGCGTGCCAGGGAGCTGCTGAAATCCGGAGGAATTATATTTATCCGTATTCCAAACGGGTTTTTGCATTATCACATTTTCCGGACGGAATCCCTCTGCGGACTTGGGAAAGGGATTCAAAGGTATTTAATCTTCCATCATTATTCCCTTACGCCCCGATTTGTTGAAAAGCTGCTGAAGGACGCAGGCTTCTCAAAAATTTCAATTTTCAATTCAAGACCTTCGGCAGGAGACCCGCACCGGCTGTTTTTTAGCCCCGTTATCGCCCAAAGCGTAAAAAGTATGATTTATTATTTCTCTAAATTGGTTCAAGCCGTCAGTTTTAATAGTATTTTATTGGGCACTTCATTGGATGTAATCGCATATAAAGATAACGCGTCGGGTGCGTCAAGATGA
- a CDS encoding class I SAM-dependent methyltransferase, translating to MRVKKGGHLLDVRCGEGSFLAVVQKEGWRVSGTEFSMFAAKQAADLLNIDIFCGKLSNAGFHENSFDVVTMWHVLEHVDDPKKYLEEIHRILKPNGLFVFAVPDKPITVKTLQ from the coding sequence ATCAGGGTCAAAAAAGGCGGTCATTTATTGGATGTGAGATGCGGTGAAGGTTCTTTTCTGGCAGTCGTCCAAAAAGAGGGTTGGCGGGTCAGCGGAACCGAATTTTCGATGTTTGCAGCCAAACAAGCCGCTGATTTGCTGAACATCGATATTTTTTGCGGGAAACTGTCCAATGCCGGATTTCATGAGAATTCATTTGATGTTGTGACGATGTGGCATGTGCTGGAACATGTTGATGACCCCAAAAAATATCTCGAGGAGATACACCGGATATTAAAACCAAATGGGTTGTTTGTCTTTGCGGTTCCCGATAAGCCAATCACCGTAAAGACGTTGCAATAA